Proteins encoded together in one Bradyrhizobium sp. PSBB068 window:
- a CDS encoding HAMP domain-containing protein gives MNGATDKGKNWFLRGGLFAKYVLALVGLVVFVLAVNGALETWISYRGIKSTLTDAMSEKADATAKHIEQSISDLERQISWVTRASSNTLELRRADYAQLLGQVPAVSQLTLINGQGREVLRLSRQTVTVNSNTDLSRDLRFTEAVQRGTAYAPAYFRDERPYMSIGEQHSGFNAGVTVAEIDLRFLNDYFGDSQVGRTAYAYVVDAKGRVLASSSKGPEVGKDLAALPQVAAVLSADGRPIASGKDVDGNAVLTTATSAPNLGWHVFYEQPTSQALSPIRDQLVRIALLIALGLVVAIIAGTILARRMLVPITALRTGARRLGAGDFGHRIKVKTADELEELAEQFNSMAGQLAETYSGLEAKVQERTRDLAQSINELKVLEEVGRAVASSLDLNAVLPTVAARALEITHADAVLIYGYDAAQRAFTLTQSIGIDSEAEGHHRAIDADNSPLGEAAAKGEPLAFPDLATRAFSSEVDTGSREENASKQESQPEHPLRDVVVGAGFHSVLVVPLVDQQGVLGALVVLRKAAGDFPAGLIGLMKTFAHQAVLAMRNARLFTEVDQKSHALEAANSTVREQADKLKQQTEQLTDWNKSLEARVETQLGEIERIRKLERFLAPQVAQLIASSDNPEGLLESHRREVTVVFCDLRGFTAFTEATEPEEAMNVLREYHAALGQLIFKYEGTLDKYAGDGVMILFNAPIQLADHTARAVRMAVEMRDTVGPLTEKWRNRGHSLGFGIGIALGYATLGQVGFEQRLEYAAIGSVTNLASRLCGEAKAGQIVVSRRVYGMVEAFVEGRAIDDLVVKGFNHPILAAEILSWKGEPSAEAAAE, from the coding sequence ATGAACGGGGCTACGGACAAGGGCAAGAACTGGTTCCTGCGCGGCGGCCTGTTCGCCAAATACGTGCTCGCGCTGGTCGGCCTCGTCGTGTTCGTGCTGGCGGTCAACGGCGCGCTCGAGACCTGGATCAGCTACCGCGGCATCAAGAGCACGCTGACGGACGCGATGAGCGAGAAGGCGGACGCCACCGCCAAGCACATCGAACAGTCGATCTCCGATCTCGAACGCCAGATCTCCTGGGTGACCCGCGCCTCCTCCAACACGCTCGAGCTGCGCCGCGCCGACTATGCCCAGCTGCTCGGCCAGGTGCCGGCGGTGAGCCAGCTCACGCTGATCAACGGCCAGGGCCGCGAGGTGCTGCGGCTGTCGCGCCAGACCGTCACGGTGAACTCCAACACCGACCTCTCCCGCGACCTGCGCTTCACCGAGGCGGTCCAGCGCGGCACCGCCTACGCGCCGGCGTATTTCCGCGACGAACGGCCGTATATGTCGATCGGTGAGCAACATTCCGGCTTCAATGCCGGCGTCACCGTCGCCGAGATCGACCTGCGTTTCCTCAACGACTATTTCGGCGATTCCCAGGTCGGCCGCACGGCCTATGCTTATGTCGTCGACGCCAAGGGCCGCGTGCTGGCGAGTTCGTCGAAGGGCCCCGAGGTCGGCAAGGACCTCGCCGCGCTGCCGCAGGTCGCCGCAGTGCTGTCCGCGGACGGCCGGCCGATCGCCTCCGGCAAGGACGTCGACGGCAATGCGGTGCTGACGACAGCGACATCGGCGCCGAACCTCGGCTGGCACGTGTTCTATGAGCAGCCGACGTCGCAGGCGCTGTCACCGATCCGCGACCAGCTGGTGCGCATCGCGCTCCTGATCGCGCTCGGCCTCGTGGTCGCGATCATCGCCGGCACGATTCTGGCGCGGCGCATGCTGGTGCCGATCACGGCATTGCGTACCGGCGCGCGGCGTCTCGGCGCCGGCGACTTCGGCCACCGCATCAAAGTGAAGACCGCGGATGAGCTGGAGGAGCTCGCCGAGCAATTCAACAGCATGGCCGGGCAGCTGGCCGAGACCTACTCCGGCCTCGAGGCCAAGGTGCAGGAGCGCACCCGCGACCTCGCGCAATCGATCAACGAGCTGAAGGTGCTGGAGGAGGTTGGCCGAGCGGTGGCCTCCTCGCTCGACCTCAACGCCGTGCTGCCGACGGTCGCCGCCCGCGCGCTCGAGATCACCCATGCCGACGCCGTGCTGATCTATGGCTATGACGCCGCGCAACGCGCATTCACTCTGACGCAATCGATCGGCATCGACAGCGAGGCCGAAGGCCATCATCGCGCGATCGACGCTGATAACAGTCCGCTCGGCGAGGCCGCCGCGAAGGGCGAGCCGCTAGCGTTCCCGGATCTCGCTACCAGAGCGTTTTCGAGCGAAGTGGATACCGGTTCGCGTGAAGAAAACGCGTCAAAACAAGAATCCCAGCCCGAGCACCCGCTGCGCGATGTCGTGGTCGGCGCCGGCTTCCACTCGGTGCTTGTGGTGCCGCTGGTCGATCAGCAGGGCGTGCTCGGCGCGCTGGTGGTGCTGCGCAAGGCGGCCGGCGATTTCCCCGCGGGCCTGATCGGCCTGATGAAGACCTTCGCGCACCAGGCGGTGCTGGCGATGCGCAACGCGCGGCTGTTCACCGAGGTCGACCAGAAGAGCCACGCGCTGGAAGCAGCCAATTCCACTGTGCGCGAGCAGGCCGACAAGCTCAAGCAGCAGACCGAGCAGCTCACCGACTGGAACAAGTCGCTGGAGGCCCGGGTCGAGACCCAGCTCGGCGAGATCGAGCGCATCCGCAAGCTCGAGCGTTTCCTGGCGCCGCAGGTGGCGCAGCTGATCGCCTCGTCGGACAATCCCGAGGGCCTGCTCGAGAGCCACCGCCGCGAAGTCACGGTGGTGTTCTGCGATCTGCGCGGCTTTACGGCCTTCACCGAGGCGACCGAGCCGGAAGAGGCCATGAACGTGCTGCGCGAATATCACGCGGCGCTCGGCCAGCTGATCTTCAAATATGAGGGCACGCTCGACAAATATGCCGGTGACGGCGTGATGATCCTGTTCAACGCGCCGATCCAGCTCGCCGACCACACCGCGCGCGCCGTGCGGATGGCGGTGGAGATGCGCGACACCGTCGGCCCGCTGACCGAGAAATGGCGCAACCGCGGGCATAGTCTGGGGTTCGGCATCGGCATCGCGCTCGGCTATGCCACGCTCGGCCAGGTCGGCTTCGAGCAGCGGCTGGAATATGCCGCGATCGGCAGCGTCACCAACCTCGCCTCCCGCCTGTGCGGCGAAGCCAAGGCGGGCCAGATCGTGGTGAGCCGCCGCGTCTACGGCATGGTCGAGGCTTTCGTCGAAGGCCGCGCCATCGACGACCTCGTGGTGAAGGGCTTCAACCACCCGATCCTGGCGGCGGAGATCCTCAGCTGGAAAGGCGAGCCGTCAGCGGAAGCGGCGGCGGAGTGA
- a CDS encoding cold-shock protein: protein MATGTVKWFNGQKGFGFIQPDDGSKDVFVHISAVERAGLSGLAEGQKVSFELKTDKMRGKTSAENLQLA from the coding sequence ATGGCAACAGGTACTGTGAAGTGGTTCAACGGCCAGAAGGGCTTTGGTTTCATTCAGCCGGATGACGGCAGCAAGGATGTGTTCGTTCACATCAGCGCCGTCGAGCGCGCCGGTCTGTCGGGCCTCGCCGAAGGCCAGAAGGTGTCGTTCGAGCTGAAGACCGACAAGATGCGTGGCAAGACCAGCGCCGAGAATCTTCAGCTGGCCTGA